One Drosophila willistoni isolate 14030-0811.24 chromosome XL unlocalized genomic scaffold, UCI_dwil_1.1 Seg142, whole genome shotgun sequence genomic window, CAATTCAATATTGTTTATAGTTGCCTTGAAGACGACACCGATGAGTGGccgaaatatatcggaaaagaatacaaaaacaactgtttttaatttttataccatacacccatagggtgaaatggtatattaaagtcgccaaaatgtatgtaacaggcagaaggaagcatctccgaccccacaaagtatatatattcttgatcaggatcaaaaaccgagtcgatctagccatgtccgtctgtccgtccgtccgtccgtccgtccgtatgaacacctagatctcggagactataagagctagagccaccaaatttggtatgcagtctcgtgtagtatgtacgcttatcgagtttgtttcaaatttttgccacgcccccttccgcccccagaatttacataaaactgtttttcttaaaaagtatagcagatagaaacatcaaatttggtttatacagtgaaacctcgatataacgaacttcgttataacgaaaaacccaatataacgaattttttgttaagtcccttgaaaggactaaggttttacatttcagtacctatagcgaatcaatagatataacgaataattttgcgatccccctcagattcgttatatcgaggtttcactgtatactcgtttagttagcgcgcagaaaataattgtttcaactttttgccacgcccccttccgcccccagaatttacataaaactgtttttcttaaaaagtatagcagatagaaacatcaaatttggtttatatactcgtttagttagcgcgcagaaaataattgttccaactttttgccacgcccccttccgcccccggaatttacataactctgattttcttaaaaactatgaaagctaccgacattaaatttggtatgtaagttagcgcagatattgactatttaaaaattttgccacgcccatttccgcccccgaaaattaaacaaaactgattttctcgaaaactaacaaagctaaactcaccaaatttagtatgtatattggcttggtatgcgcgcagaatacatatattttaatatgttgccacgcccacttccgcctccataatttagaaaaaaccgattagctcttgcaattttttgaccatcgcgatcaaatttggcagactaatcaatcttatctatttttaattttcaaactaccaaatttgattgaatagaaacatacaaaatatacgtatgaacgtattttgctacgcgatccataagggcagaattggccgttggctagtggcggcgctagagtgcttgtgtgtttgtagagtgagcgagatatgatggtatgaggcatgttaaaataatttagtagacatacatttggttttcgaaattctaaatatttgtttcacctggtgtatggtatacccaagtcggcgagacgacttacttacttcattattttttcatttaaatttttcttaattttataaCAACGGAATTGACAATATGGATGGATTAGTAGATGCAAGCCAATCTCTAGTCGGACCTGCTTTCAACAACCGTTAATATATCCTTTTCACATAAACAACTGTGCAACTGAATAAAAAGTAAGTCAGTGAACTTGTTCATCAAAATGAGTCGTTAAGCCCAACACTAATTTCGAACACTGATGTAGTAGTCCGCTGGCAGCAATGTcggcatatacatatgtatattcttgatcgcCATAAAAAGCTGAGTCGatgtagccatgtccgtccgtctgccCGTAGGTGCAAATGAACTTCACACCTCCATTGGGACCAAAACTAGGTATTTAAGCTGTCTATAACCTaagtaagataaagtatggaAATCCCACGGATAGGCCAAATATATCATTTGGTGCTATACGAAAAATAGGTGAAGGAGTTGGAGTATTTTTATagaatttatataaaacatCATTGCCCCAAATTTCAAGTTACAGTCAGTATAAACTAGTACTACTTAACACTTGCCAACATTTTTGAGGTCAAGAATAAGTGTTTTAAGCCCCCAGGGTGATCCGTCCTACAAACAGGCAAAAAATGGATCTGTGTTGGATTGTAATCGATTTCTGTGACACCCTTAACAAATTTAACTGCCTTTttttggtgcatggtatacgaAAGTCGTTCAAACGATTTACTTACTTATTTGAAATTCAAATCCTTGAgaacatatttacatacattgaccggttttatttattgtttatttattttcttttgtaatattaataatatgtTTAGTAGTACGTGGGTACATTTATAGTATAATCATTTAATGTATTAATAATATACGCATATATAGGCAACACAATCTCATTTAAATACTAGTTATTAATGTTCACtgctaattatttttaaatcaaataaatttaacttttttcatATCTTAAGTTATTTGGTATACAAATTAAGCTATTACATAAATCTCAAATTTTGggttaattaaaaacaattaaaaaagttGTGTTGGTAGATTGTAACAATTTTCACTTCTTGATAATGAAAACAAGCATTGTCCcgttttcccattttttgGATTACTTACGAATGTATATAAATTCATATTAAATGAAGCAGCCAAATAGAAAAGGCGGTTTAGCTTTGTTTTCTGCTGCTGAATAATTCATATGTATTAGGTAATCTGAAATCCTCTACAAAAGAATTCAAACTCATACGGATCTGTAGtagatttaaaataaatttccgtgaaccgacaacgacaacaaaatTCGAATTGGCCAAAACATACAGACCCAGAATTCAAAGGGGATAAAAAGATACAGTTTCATAATAAGCTTCTGAAGTTTGCTTTCGTCATTATGCCAAGTAGTGATTCAGACTTCTAATGATTTTATGATCCACAGAtggcaaaaaatatcaaacttTCACCCATTCAATAATATCCTTAAATCCTTAAAGTATACATTTTGATCTAAGACTGCTCATACCTGGATACGCCCTTGAATGTTCCACGGTgtaatatttcaatatttcacacagcaaTAGCAAAAGCAAATATGATTGATCTGCCATTTGTGGCCCTAGAAATCGCACAAATTATGAGAGCAGAGCAAAGCAgaatactttttgttttttgagctGACCTAAGCTTAGTCATTTCGGAAAATATTGCTTTTTAAATCAGCCGCAACGTATCCACATAAACCACTTGCCGCAAGTGTTAACGTATTTACACATTAGCAATTTACGTATCTCGACATAGGTCCAAGAGCATGCGAGATATTTGCTGTCTCATTCAAACACATTTTTGCTTTTAGGCCGATTTCTATAAGTTACAGTGGTCCAAAGGGTCTAGTAGACACTGAGTAGCATGGTGAGACCTCTCTTCCATTTTAGATAAAGGCAACCACaaccacccaaaaaaaaattggtttcagGTTAATCGGAGAACTGATTATGggaatttgcaatttttgtatttatctGTAAATACAAATAGTTTAGGAGCATTAAAAAACGTAATTAAGGCAGCTTACGTGTTAACCATGGAATGAGATACGAGAACGAATATTTGTATTAACAATTATGTCACAATAGTATAGCAACGAATGTAAAAAAATCtgtatttcaaaattaatggTATTAAATGAACCACTATGGAATATTTCTTTCTTAATAATACTatgttgtaatttttaaaataaacttcgtactaaaatactttttttccTGAAATACGaaagaaagttaattgaatttgCAGCCCAATGCGATATTGCTTTAATTGCACAATGTTCACTCATAAAATTTGCGcacatttttaagaccaaaaaTCTGTAGATATGGAAATAACACATACATtatgataatttttttttttcaatttatgtGTATACGTATTTGCACACTCATCGACACTAACTTTTTCGCATAAAGGTCAtagaataataaaaatattaattgttAAGAACAATAGAGTGGTCCAATCCAAGGGGGTAGCCTGGTACGAGCAGGGAAGAGCAGCTGCCCTCTAGAGCGTTAAATTTTGTAggaattcaaattaaaatgtattaaaaatattaaagaagctaacttcggcatAGGCGATATGCGTATGATAGTAAATTGCAAAAGCGAGCTCCTTTTTATAACATAAGCATAATTCAAGGAAGTAAGTAGTTCTCGCtgacttcggtataccatgcgtcaagtaaaaaaagagtatatttAAAGTTCAAGAACCCAatgtttataattaatttgtgCGTTGCAAAAGTTGGATGGACATGGCTAAATCAAATCAGCTGTTGATGCAGATCAAGAAtaaatatactttatggggtcggaaaagcatccttctgcctgttacatatattttgggGACTTTATTTCAAGGCGTAAAAACcatattaataattataagcATAATTATAGAATTTTTTTACTCAGAGCGTAAGCTCTAGGAATGACTTCAATTGTCAAGTCGTTGACTCACGACCCTCTAATTTATCATGCGGCTTAATTGAATGGGTTTAAACTATATAGCTTGCATTATGTGTTTGATTTCAGCTTCTAAGCCGTGATCACTGCTTATTTGGAACCTTTAGTTCGAAAGGGTACTTTCACTTTTTTCTACTCGACTGCAATATTTTTCCTCATCTAAATGTATACATGTATGTTTGACAACTTTAACATTAACATTTGTTCGTCAAGGGAATATTAAGTAGTTCAATATTTTGCTATTCTTAAATTTTAAGACATTCATTTTGATAAAATTAATTCTAAATGAATAAACTAACAAAATTGGCTGTactcaaaatgtttttcaattatattaaattatatgaatattatgtttattcaaaaaaattgtgCATTATTTAATCTGGCTCAAATTTTTACTCCAGCGTTGCTAAAATTAGAAATTTGATTTCGTGAATGCTAGATTTTGATCAATTGATTACTTAGAATGCGAAATACGAAAAATGGAATATTTTTTAAGTCCACTACACACGTAGTAGTGTGGGTCGACACATTCATTTATGAAACTTAAAAGCTGGTGTTTGTCTCATATGCAAAAGTCCTTTTCTTTTAGTTGAGTAACTTTATGTTACTACAGGTATATGAATGGACAgacaatttgaaattattaaaagCCTGGTTAAAGGTTTTATCAAAACTGCGTACTTTAAGTATTCATTCTTATCGAataaatataatgaaaatgGTCCAAATTAGGAATATTCCTTGtgtaatttgttttcttgCTAATTGACTacttttcacaaaaaaaattatattatttaatccCCCCAGTTGGCAAAACGAAACATAAAGTCGGTTAATGATCAAGCAATCTTTAAATTAATAGCATATGATATTTATGTTTGtgattaaaatgcaaaaaattgtCATATTaacatttgtttttcaaataaaagcTGAATTTTATAGTCTCAATCCGATTGCATGCTTCTTGGACAATGTAGAAAAATGTTCAACTGAATACTTTTTAGATTGATTTATTCcccaattaaatgttttttttttctactatAGATAGTTCTTCGAGTTGGCACAGTAAATTATTGGAGTTATGGGATCATAATAACATGACAATAATTAATTAAGAACGAAATACAAACAAATCTTTCGAAGTGATAACTGTCTAGATAAGGACAGTGGAGAGGCGCGCTCACTCTCTCTATGCCCCCTCATCTCATCTGTCTCCTGACTCAACCGATTGTCTATACATAACAAAATTATTCTTGCtttgtttcatttaaatttctctTTAATTTATTCTTCGATTGCGCTCGGTGTCTCAATTGACTCCAAATTTGgcatttttaatacattttgaaCCCCAGGGCCCTGAAAATTTGTATCAtttgagaaaaacaaaatcaatgaCGGAATTTCGTTAAATCTTACTAGTAAATTTTCTTGCATCAGTGAACCAAACGCttgaataataaattttaccAGTTaagatttaattttaatgctatatttttcttagtttcGAATTTCTTCCAAATGTGTATGATgcataaaatttgaaaaaggtTTGACGCTTAGTTCTATGGATCCATAATATTATTTTGAACTGGATAGCATATTTTGAGGTATGAGTTTTAAACTAAAGGACCTTAATGAATTTAGACTGCGCAAAATAATGTTTAAGTCTGCAAAGTTTATGCTGTTTCGGGCCCCAGTAGTCCAAGAAAACTTAAACCTAATATTAACTCATGACGTTATCACGAAAAGTGCTCGTTCAAAAACTGTCATTACAGACAACGTATGTATTCTTTATATTTCTCTTAGCTAGTTTAAATATTAGTCAAACACAATAACTCTAACAAAAGCTAATTTCTGTTTGTTGATGTAAACAGAAATCTAATGAAAATGAATCTAAATAATTGGGTAAAAGTAGTCGCTTGttaattttgtgttttgtttttaaatacaCCCAACTTTTATAAATCCTATTTATAAAccaataataattataaaattatgcatacttataaatataaggttatttaaaaagtttataaCAACTTATTATTAGGCGGGTACAGCAATATAGTGTATAGATAAGATATGTACAGCTTAAACGAAGGACAGAAATAGCGAGCGTATAAAACATAGCAAAAGGCAGCAATAGATAACTGCAACAACTGAAGATTAACCAAAATAGAAGGCACAGGAAAGAAGAaacacaataacaaaaaacaaaataaattaaaaaaaataatagaatgaaattaaaaataaaaatgacaaaaaaaatgcaGAAATCGGAATGGTTTTAACTCAAATTAGTACAAAGGGCGCTTACTTCGCAACCTCGCCTGAACTAGTGCCCGGTGTGGCTGATAAAGCCATTTTGGAGAGCGTCGCTAAGGAACGTTTTGGAAATGTATTAGTGCCATCCGATGGATCCGAGAACAGTTTACGGAAActacaaagaaaaaagcaTTAGGACTTTTGCAAATTGTACTACTACTTTGAACATTGATTTAATGCTTCGACGTAAAGAGAGCCGAAAAAAGTTTGCAAATTATCTTAGAGATCGGTATTTTGGGTGTTTCGAGTGTCCAGATCCCCGGACATATAAACATTCATGCATGACTTACAATTTTCGTATGCCCGACTCCGAACTTTTTTTCCAGGGTGCATCATCTGGCTCATAGGGCAAAGGTCCTTGAACGGGTGCATCATGACCAGGCGGCCTAGCAACAGAACggtttggaattaacaaaaattggtttttcttgattcatcaacaaaaaatactgACGTTTCACCCGTAGCGGGTACTTTGAGTTCAACACCATCACCCGGTTcgtcattttcattttctttgttttccaCGTGGTCATCTTTAACGCTGTCATCAGAGCTTGAAATTGAACGCAAACGTTTGTCCTTCACTCGGCTTGAAGGCTTCAGTTCGGCCAGTTGCTCATTGAGGCTATCAATTGTAGTAAGTAACTCGTCTCGTTCGCTGATAAGCTCTTTGAGCTCACGTGTCGTGTATCGAGGCCGATTAGGATCATTTTGATCCTCATCATAAGACTGAACCAGATCCTCGTTTTCCTTCTCAGCCAGGCCAAGACGTTTACGCAATTGATTGATTTCCCGAGACTGATCCTGCAGTTGGGCTAAAAAATCAGCTCGCTCTTCACACAAGTTTTTTACCTGAGCTTGCATTAGTTTGTGACGGCGTCTCGTGTCTCGCTCAGAAGCCTTTAGGCGTTCAGCCTGGATATTAAGCTGAAAATGCATTAATCAAATCAATTAAAGAAAACTGGTTAAACTTAAGTGCAACTAAGTTGGGCAATATTGAAGTCCAGATTTTCTGGCGTCCACTTACATGCTCCAGCTCGCTGAACTTGTCTTGCAGTTCGCATTCACGCTGCTTTAGTTCACTTCGTTGTTTGTAAATTTGCTCCTTGAGGCGCTGCAAAACTTGAGTATCTGACAAGCTACTGTGCAACTCATTGTTAGTCATAGAAATAATGCTCTCCGTCAGACTAGCCCCTAAGCCAGAACTTTGTGCTGAAGAAGATTGCAAGTCCTGTGTCTGTTTTACTAGCCGCTTGTTCTCATCCTGCAGCGATGAGACTAAATCAACCAGCTCATTGGTCTCACTGCGCCACTGCTCTTCAATCAATTCTAACTCTTTTTCAAAACGTCGACGAAATTCCGCCTTTTCTAGCTTCTCACTTTCCAGTTGGGCAATTTTGTCACGTAAATCCTGTATGGTAGCATTTTCACGTTCGTTTTTAGTTGCTAAAGCCTCAAGCAATTCTAAAGTATTGATTATCTTGGGCATCAGGACACTGACAGCATCCGTGCCAAAGCGATCCATAATCCGTTCATATTCCTTGCCTATATCTGAGGCCAGATCGTAGACATCCACGacgccgatatcatcgatggaCGTTAAAACCATTTCGCCCATTTCATTAACATGGAAGCCGGGCATGGAGGGCAGGAGTCTTGCAGCCAAACCAAACAGCTGTGCAGtttaaaacaaacacacacacacagaaaagcAGAAAGTACAATTTCTAGAGCTCTGAGACACAGAATTGGCAATTATTGATTCTGCAACTTCTattaaattcacaaaacaaattgttgtttgcaataattttatattttcgcAAAAAAAACCCCTGATGTTAAATGAGTAATAAAATGTGCTGCCAGATGTCTTCCACAGTATTATGTTATTCAACACTGTTTCTTAAACTATAAAGCTGCCACTCAAAAAAATTTAGGCGGTTAATTTAAAATGTGATACGGTACTATTAAAAACCACTGTATGATTCTATATAAGGTAGTAGTTTAATATTGAAACTTTAACAGATGTGAGAATATTAACAGAAGCGAATAGTGGATTCAGAAATATGGATTTACTTGGCACAATTCTCTGTCTATTTTAATGactttcattaaaaatttttcaacGGTACGTttagaacaaacaaaaaaataggcGATTTTACTCTTTTCAATAGTCAAGGTGAATTCGGCTCCTAAGACCGAATGTTGTGTACTATAC contains:
- the LOC6653051 gene encoding RILP-like protein homolog isoform X2, translated to MPGFHVNEMGEMVLTSIDDIGVVDVYDLASDIGKEYERIMDRFGTDAVSVLMPKIINTLELLEALATKNERENATIQDLRDKIAQLESEKLEKAEFRRRFEKELELIEEQWRSETNELVDLVSSLQDENKRLVKQTQDLQSSSAQSSGLGASLTESIISMTNNELHSSLSDTQVLQRLKEQIYKQRSELKQRECELQDKFSELEHLNIQAERLKASERDTRRRHKLMQAQVKNLCEERADFLAQLQDQSREINQLRKRLGLAEKENEDLVQSYDEDQNDPNRPRYTTRELKELISERDELLTTIDSLNEQLAELKPSSRVKDKRLRSISSSDDSVKDDHVENKENENDEPGDGVELKVPATGETPPGHDAPVQGPLPYEPDDAPWKKSSESGIRKFFRKLFSDPSDGTNTFPKRSLATLSKMALSATPGTSSGEVANWKKALTRTNVAMYISTMPTDHHKG
- the LOC6653051 gene encoding RILP-like protein homolog isoform X1, with product MPGFHVNEMGEMVLTSIDDIGVVDVYDLASDIGKEYERIMDRFGTDAVSVLMPKIINTLELLEALATKNERENATIQDLRDKIAQLESEKLEKAEFRRRFEKELELIEEQWRSETNELVDLVSSLQDENKRLVKQTQDLQSSSAQSSGLGASLTESIISMTNNELHSSLSDTQVLQRLKEQIYKQRSELKQRECELQDKFSELEHLNIQAERLKASERDTRRRHKLMQAQVKNLCEERADFLAQLQDQSREINQLRKRLGLAEKENEDLVQSYDEDQNDPNRPRYTTRELKELISERDELLTTIDSLNEQLAELKPSSRVKDKRLRSISSSDDSVKDDHVENKENENDEPGDGVELKVPATGETPPGHDAPVQGPLPYEPDDAPWKKSSESGIRKFFRKLFSDPSDGTNTFPKRSLATLSKMALSATPGTSSGEVANCCSYLLLPFAMFYTLAISVLRLSCTYLIYTLYCCTRLIISCYKLFK
- the LOC6653051 gene encoding RILP-like protein homolog isoform X3, with protein sequence MPGFHVNEMGEMVLTSIDDIGVVDVYDLASDIGKEYERIMDRFGTDAVSVLMPKIINTLELLEALATKNERENATIQDLRDKIAQLESEKLEKAEFRRRFEKELELIEEQWRSETNELVDLVSSLQDENKRLVKQTQDLQSSSAQSSGLGASLTESIISMTNNELHSSLSDTQVLQRLKEQIYKQRSELKQRECELQDKFSELEHLNIQAERLKASERDTRRRHKLMQAQVKNLCEERADFLAQLQDQSREINQLRKRLGLAEKENEDLVQSYDEDQNDPNRPRYTTRELKELISERDELLTTIDSLNEQLAELKPSSRVKDKRLRSISSSDDSVKDDHVENKENENDEPGDGVELKVPATGETPPGHDAPVQGPLPYEPDDAPWKKSSESGIRKFFRKLFSDPSDGTNTFPKRSLATLSKMALSATPGTSSGEVAK